The sequence tcccaCCATGTTCCCCAGCCTGTCACCTGGGGGATGGTGTTCATCCGGTTGTACCTCTGCACCAGCTCATCCTTCGAAGGCATCCGGTGCTgccctttccccatccctgcgGAGAAGCAAGGCGGCAGCCATCACTCCTTGGCAGGGAGCACCCCTGGGGTGATGCAGGGACACATGCCACAGATGGGGATGGCCACACCAGGTGCTCCCACCCTGCAGCCAAACCCTGGGAACTCCCCAAAAGTGGGTGCAGTGGCTTTTGGAGCCTAGAAAATGTTGGGGTTTTAATTTCCTGCCACATTGGAAAGCCCCAACCTGGGAAGAGGCTGGTGCAGGTGGGAAGGATGCAGgatgctgcctgctcctgcacagcTCCTCCACCCAGCACGATGCCGAACATCCCCGGGCCCATGCAGGGAGTGGGGATGAGAGTGCAGGCAGGActgggcagtgcaggcagcctCTTACCTGAGTATCCAAAGGAAATACTGGAGATGGGGCTCAGATAGATGCCCTTGCCATACGCTGCTCCATGCAGCTTGCAGGAAAACACCAGGGTGAGCAATGCAGGGTCACCCCGACAGCTTGGGCATGGTGGTGGAGGCAGCCCGGCCTCTGCAGGCAGTGcatctccagctgcctgcatccctccctgcctgtctgcctgccccagggcaggggtCAGGTGCAGGGGAGCGTTACCTGCAGTTTGGTGTAGGAAGCGTTGACCAGCCCGTTGCGGAGGATGGAGTGCCAGTTCTCAATGTGAGAGCCGCTGGAAAAAGCCAGCCCCATGTCAGCCCCATGGCACCTTGCCCCACTGCACCCACATCAGGGGGCTCCCGCCGCCCTCTGGCAACTCACTGGAAAGCGAAGGTGCTGCCGTAGAGTTTCTTGGCGGTGCGGAACCGGGCTTCcttggctggggggctgctgagcAGGAGGAACTGGTGGGAGGTGTGCATGAACTTCAGCTGCTAccaggggaaagggaagagcaaaGGCGGCGCCAACAGGGAgagaggacagacagacagacagagatcATGCACGGCAGCCTGGCCCTGTGCCCGGCCTAGCCCTGCTTTGGCCGTCCCGAGCTTGCCAGGAGGACCCCTGACATCCCCCATCTCTTGTCCCCCACCCTACAGCCCATGGCAAATATCCTCCATCCTACGTCCCATATCCTGCCTCCCACATCTCACAGGCTGCAGACTCCATCCCAAAGGCTGCATCCTACATCCCAGACCCTTATATCACCCGCTCCGTATCCTTACCTCCCTCATCCTGCATCCCGCATCCTCCATCCCACAGCCCGCACCCCATACCCTGTCCTGCATCCCACACCCTACATCCCACAACCCATATCCTACATCCCGCATCCCACATCCCGTACCCTATGTCCTGCATCACATATCCTACATCCTACCTTTCATATCCTAAGTCCTGCATCCCATGTCCCACATTCCAATCCCATACCCTTCATCCCATATCCCATACCCTATGTCCCACATTCCATATCCTACATCCCGCATCCCATACTCTCTGTCCTGCATCCCATACCCTCCATCCTACATTCCATATCCTACATCCCACCTCCCATACCCTACCTCCCACGTCCCATACCCTCCATCCCATATCCCACATCCCACATTCCATACCCTCCATCCTGCGTGCCGCACCCGCACCCCACCTGGAGCCCAGCCCAAGCCCCTTACCCTGCTGAGGGGCAGCTTGACGATGTGGGATCTGTTGCTGGATATTATCcttgggaagaggaggaggaagagaaggaggaagaggaaggtcaGACAGGGTGGTCCCACGCTCCCCTGGGAGCGGGGCCGAGCTGGGAGCTGTGCCAGAACCGCCCCCCAGAAAGGGGCTAAGGGAGTTGTGCTGGGGATGCCCACTTGCCTCCCACCCCATCCTCTGTCCCGCGGGAtgtggggcagcagggagggatgtggggcagcaggacagggcagcagcaccctCGGCCTTACCACTGCAGGAGGGGATGGGCCAGGGGGTCCAGCTTGTCCATCTGCTTCTTGATCTCCAGGTAGGACCCCTGGCAGAGGCGAGAGGGGGTGCGGGTGGGTCCCCTGGCACCCATCCAACCGTGGGCAAATGGAGATTGGCACCAAAATGCCACCCCCTGCTGAAGGATCCTGCACCGAGGCGGGGGTGGATCTCACACAGGGCCATGGGTGGTGCGGGGCCATGTCAGCATACCTGGGTCATCTCCCGGATGGACATCACGCTGTCCAGGGCCTTCTGCAGCCGCTCATAGTTCTTCTTCTATgtgtggggcaggagaggggcagcTGTAGGAGGGGTCCTTGGggttccccccagccccatcaaCCCCCAGCATGGGGGAGTGTTGTCCCCCTGGCACTTACCTTGGGGTTGAAGGCAAGTGTTTTGGGGTCATTGGGGTCCACTACTGAAGGGTAAGGCTCAAAGATGATGCTCTTGCGGGGGGACTCCAGGGCGGCACGGCACATGGCCACCAGCAGGTCCACCACCTTGGAGACAGAGCGTGGGGTGAAAGGACAGCACCCTGAGGTGATGGCGTGGTCACTCACCGTGAGTACCCCTACCTCAGCACCTGTGGCCACCTCCTCCGCTGCGCCGGACATGACGCCCAGGGTGTAGAAGGAGAAGACACAGAGCTCCCGGGTGCACACCGCTGGCTGCGGAGGGGACAGGAGCCATGGGAAGGGTCAGGGATGGTGACATGGGGTGACAGCCCgcctggtccctgtccccgcACCTTGAGCATGGAGCCATTCTGGAAGACGTGCTGTTCGTCACACACCACGCAGTACTCGTTGAGTGTTGGGATCCGCTGCTCTGCGTACTTCATGATCTGAGGGAGAGGAGATGGTGGGAGTCAGCCCCTGTGGTGGCCACGGTGCTTGGAAGGATGGTCTGGGAAGCTGGATGGGGCTGAGTGGGATGTGGGATGAGTGGGGAGGATGCTCTaggcagtgggatggggatgacTGGGACATGGGACAGGGGGTAGGATGTTCCAGGCAAAGGGATGGCGTTGAGCTGGATGCAGAACACTCACCTGGACAAGGAAGCCGTACTCCAGCGTAGGGACATTCTTGCAGTGGCCGCCGACCTATGATGGAGCCGGAGCGGAGCCAGCTGCGTTATCGCCTTTCTCCCACGGACCCCCACCTCAGCATGGCACTGGCAGCCCTGAACACCCGCCCTGCCACAGCAGGACCCCCAACAGGCCAACACCCTCCTGGGGACACAGCTCCATTGGGGATGTGGCACCAAGAGGGTGGTAAAACCCCGCAGGACCCCATGGCCAATGTCCCAGCTTGGCCAtcagcacccaagggtgctgaaGACTAGGTGCAGGGGACTAAGCCCCACAggggctccccccaccccaaagggGTCCCACCACCCCACGACAAGCAATCTgaccctgcagcagcccctgggaatacaggaagggaaaggagaggaaagcaaaCCCCGAGGCGGGGAGGCACCCACCAGCATGTTGAAGGGGGCGACAcctgcctgggtgctggggggagcaTAGCCGAAAACCTCCACCTTGGGGTTCTTCACTGTACAGGAAACGGAGCGGTTCATCAGGCGGTTGACGTGAGCCTCGGGGATGCCCAGTTTGCCCTTCAGCACAGAATCTTGGATGACAGGGAAGCTGGGAGACCTGCAGGCACAGAAACCCCCTGAGCTCCCCAGTTTGTCACTGTCCCCTACTCCTCTGTCACCCAGCACCGAATTCACCCTTCAGCTGGTTTTTGGAAGCAACCTTCACCTCCTTGGActctggcagggagcagcagcatccGAGGGGCAAGTGcggaaactgaggcacagtgCCAGGTCCCCAGCCACCCAGGGTGAGGGGACAGAGGGTTGGTCCCTGGGGGACACCATCAGGGTCTTacttggggatgggggagaagatGCTGAGGCCAGCACGAAACTTCTTGATGGTGCCACTCGTCTTGAACCAACTGTGCCGCTTCTCCTGCTGGGTCTTCAGGAAATCATTGCTGAGATGTTTCCATTGCTGGGACGTGAACATGCCCAGGATCCTGGCAGAGACGTGGCATGGGTGCCCAAGTGGGGtgccagcacccatgggtgcttcAGTGCCCACTGATCCTGGTGCATGGGTGGTCCATGCCATCCACCTCCTCCTGTTCCCCACCCAAAACTGGTGGTGAGCCCGTCACAGGGCTGTGTGGCAGGTAAAAggtggtggcatggggacaTGTGGCACCTGTCCAGCTTTGGGGCAAAATGGTGACCCCATGGCCCATCCCACCCACCACCCTTTGGTGCCCATTGTGTTTCAGCTCTTACTTCTTCAGCTGCAGACCCAGCCCAAAGCCCTCCTTGTTGGACGGCTGGAAAACCTCGATGGAAGGttctgcagagagagagaggaggacaAAATGTTGGTGACACTGCCATCCCTGTCCCAAGGGTACATGGGGACACTGTGTCCTGCCTGTCCCCGCTCACCGGGGCCATCGAGGTACTGGGAGAGGGAGAAGCGCAGGCGGAGGACGATGGGCTCTGTCCGCAGCACCTTCCAAGCCGTCGCCACCTCCTCCTGCCAAGGGAGAGCTGTGATTCGGCACAGCCGCCAGGATCCCCAGCCGGGAAGGGAAATTTGGGGATCCCCTGGGTGCATGTCCCCCCCAATGCCGGTGGGGGCGCCCCAGGGACTCACATCGAGGAAGCTGATGTTCACGTGGAGGTCGATGTCCACGTCGTCGATGGTCCCATACTCCCTGCAAAGACATGCAGTGCCGTGGTGTGGGGATGGGGTGAGGCTAGCATGGTGCTGGAACCACTGCCTGGTGCCCACTGTACTGGGGTGGGCAGGCTCGTGGGGCGGTGACAGGCATGTGTGGCTCCCCGTATATGATGCCTGTGCACCTCTGAGACCAGGATGGCATGGGGAGAGTGCCCGGATTGTGAATGGATGCCCAGGGATGCCACGGCCAGGTGCCCTGGGGATGGCACCGCCAGGTGCCCCAGGGATGGCATGGCTGGGTGCCTAGAGATACCACGGCCTGGTGCCCCAGTGATGCCACAGCCAGGTGTCCCGGGATGGCACAGCTGGGTGCCCCAGTGATGCCATGGCTGGGTGCCCTGGATATGGCATAGCTGGGTGCCCCAGGGACGGCACAGCCAGGTACCCAGGGATGCCATGGCTGGGTGCCTGTGGATGCCACGGTCAGGTGCCCCAGGCATGCCACAGCCAGGTGTCCAGGGACGCTAGAGCTGGGTGCCACAGGGATGGCACAGCTGGGTGTGCAGGAATGGCATGGCTGGGTCCCTGGGGATGCCACAGCTGGGTCCCTGGGGATGCCACAActgggtgccctggggatgGTAAGGCTGGGTGCCCCAGGGATGGTACAGTCAGGTGCCCCAGTGATGCCATGGCTGGGTGCCCTGGGTATGGCACAGCCGAGTGCCCGGGGATATCACGGCCAAGCACCCCAAAGATGGCATGGACAGGTGCCTGGGGATGCCACAGCCAGGTGCCCTGGCTATGGTACAGCTGGGTGCCTGGGGTTGCCACAGCTGGATGTCCTGGGAATGCTATGTCTGGGTTCCCTGGGAAGGGCATAGCTGAGTGCCCAGGGATGCCACGGATGGGTGCCCTGGTGACGCCATGGCCTGGTGCCTTGGGGATGGCACAGCTGTGTGCCTGGGGATGGCATGGCTGGGACGGGGCTGGCAGATGCACCCACCTGACGGCCACGGCATTCTCGCTATAGATCTCCTTCACGGCCTCAATGTCGGCATCCAGCTGCGGGTGACGGTACAGGTCGGCGGCACAGGtcccctgcagcacagcaccccatggcaccaTCAGACCTCGAGCCCCCTCGCAGCCCTGCACTCGGGACCGGGTGCAAGTTGGGGGTCCCTGAGcacccccatggcacccatggGACCTGGCACCCATGGTGCTTACCTGGACGCCATAGAGGAACTCCTCAGACTCATTGTCCCCGTCAGAGTCATCATCCGTCCAATACTGTCCCTTGAGgtcctggggagcagagggtTGGGGGGCAGTGGATTGGGGGGGCAGAGGGTTGGGGGGCAGCATGGATGGGGGGAGAGCATTGGGGGGAGCAGGTTATGGGGGAGAGGGTTGCGGGGGTGGATTGGGAGGAGAGGGTTGGGGGGAGCAGATTAGGAGGAGTGAATTAGGgggggagcaggctgggggggagcaggtTGTAGGGAGTTGGTTGGGGGGAATGATTTGGGAGGCGCAGTTTGAGGGGCAGTGGATGGGGGAGAAGGTTGGGGGGCAGTGGGATGGAGGCAGTAGTTTGGGGGGAGTAGGATGGGGGGAGCAGGTTGGGGTGCAGTGGGTTGAGGGACAGCAGCTTGGGAggagcaggatggagggagTGGAATGGGAGCAGCAGGATGGGAGGAGTGATTTGGGGGGGCAGCGGGATGGGGGGCAGCAGGATGGCGGGGAGCAGGTTGGGGGGAGcaggctggagggcagcaagATGAGGGCAGCAGAAGGGGGGGCAGTGGGGTAGGAGAGCAGGTGGGGGGGAGCCGTTTGAGGGGAATGAGATGGGGGCAGCATTTTGGGGGCCACTGGGTTGAGGGGCAGCAGGTTGGGGGAATAGGATGGGggacagtgggatggggggaggggttggggggagcaggatggggggCAGCAGATTGGGACGCAGCAGCATGGGGAGAATGGGATGCGGGGAGCAGGATAGGGGGAGCAGATTAGGGGGGGAGCAGG is a genomic window of Pelecanus crispus isolate bPelCri1 chromosome 7, bPelCri1.pri, whole genome shotgun sequence containing:
- the PARP6 gene encoding protein mono-ADP-ribosyltransferase PARP6, whose protein sequence is MLSPHPCCPPTLCPQDLKGQYWTDDDSDGDNESEEFLYGVQGTCAADLYRHPQLDADIEAVKEIYSENAVAVREYGTIDDVDIDLHVNISFLDEEVATAWKVLRTEPIVLRLRFSLSQYLDGPEPSIEVFQPSNKEGFGLGLQLKKILGMFTSQQWKHLSNDFLKTQQEKRHSWFKTSGTIKKFRAGLSIFSPIPKSPSFPVIQDSVLKGKLGIPEAHVNRLMNRSVSCTVKNPKVEVFGYAPPSTQAGVAPFNMLVGGHCKNVPTLEYGFLVQIMKYAEQRIPTLNEYCVVCDEQHVFQNGSMLKPAVCTRELCVFSFYTLGVMSGAAEEVATGAEVVDLLVAMCRAALESPRKSIIFEPYPSVVDPNDPKTLAFNPKKKNYERLQKALDSVMSIREMTQGSYLEIKKQMDKLDPLAHPLLQWIISSNRSHIVKLPLSRQLKFMHTSHQFLLLSSPPAKEARFRTAKKLYGSTFAFHGSHIENWHSILRNGLVNASYTKLQLHGAAYGKGIYLSPISSISFGYSGMGKGQHRMPSKDELVQRYNRMNTIPQTRSIQSRFLQSRNLNCIALCEVITSKDLQKHGNIWVCPVSDHVCTRFFFVYEDGQVGDANINTQDPKIQKEIMRVIGTQVYTN